The window TTATTATTTGGTCAATAGAAAAATTATCACCATCAGAATATTTTTCAAATGTATTATACAAGGATTGTAAGTCTTTAACAGATTTTTTAGATAAGCCTACTTTTTCTATATTAGCCAAAGTATTATACATAGTAGTGTTATTAATTGCCATATAATTTTCTATTTTTTCTAAAGCACCTTGGCCTATTCCTCTTCTAGGAACATTAATAATTCTTCTCAAGCTTAATTCATCATTATTATTTACAAGAACATTAATATAAGATAGTAAATCTTTTACTTCCTGTCTTTGTAAGAATTTTAACGAACCTATAATTTTATATGGTATAGAGTTAGTAAGTAATAAATTTTCCAAAGTTCTTGATAAGTAGTTTGCCCTATATAAAATAGCTATATCTTTATATTCTTTACCTGTTTTTACTAATGATTTAATTTTTCTTGATATATTTTCAGCTTCATCTAAATCATTAAAGGCATGATATAAATTAATTTTTGAGCCACCCTTATTTTCAGACCATAAATTTTTATCTTTTCTATCTACATTATTTTTAATTACTGAATTAGCAGCTGTTAAAATAATAGAATTTGACCTATAATTTTGGTCTAAAAATACAACTTCTACATTTTTAAAGTCTTTTTCAAAGTTCTTTATATTATCTATACACGCACCTCTCCAAGAATAGATACTTTGGTCATCATCACCCACTATACAAATATTATTATGTAAAGCTGCTAGCATGGTAATTAATTTATACTGAATTAAATTAGTATCTTGATATTCGTCTACATGGATATACTTAAATTTATTTTGATATATTGCTAATATTTCTGGATATTTTTCAAATAATTCTATTACTTTTATAAGTAAATCATCAAAATCAAGAACAGCATTTTTTTTTAGATATTTTTCATATTCAGAATAAACTTCAGCTACTACTTTCATGAAACCAAATCTTGCAGCTTCTGCTACATCTTTTGCTTTTTTATATTCATTTTTTGAATTTGATATAATCTTTAATATAGATTTTGGTTCATAGTCATTTTCTGAATAATTAAGATTTTTTAATATATTTTTTATTATTGACTTTTGTTCACTGGAATCTAATATAGTAAAATTTTTATTATAACCTAAATTTTCAATGTGTTCTCTTAAAATTCTAACACACATAGAGTGGAAAGTATTTATCCAAATATATTTAGAAGTTTCGCCTACTATATTATAAATACGTTCTTTCATTTCTTTTGCAGCTTTATTAGTGAATGTTATGGCTAATATATTATTTTCGTATACTTTTTTCTCGTATATTAAATAAGCTATTCTTTGGGTAATAACTCTTGTTTTACCACTACCAGCACCTGCAATTATCATTAAAGGTCCTTCTGTCGTCAATATTGCCTTTTTTTGATTTTCATTCATATTTTCGATAAGTTTAGTCATAAAATTCTCCTAAAAGTTAGTTGTTCTTTAATATTTTATCATAAATAAGATTTTTTTGCTTCATAGCACTTTTGAAAAAAAATAAAACT of the Gemella sp. zg-570 genome contains:
- a CDS encoding ATP-dependent helicase, with amino-acid sequence MTKLIENMNENQKKAILTTEGPLMIIAGAGSGKTRVITQRIAYLIYEKKVYENNILAITFTNKAAKEMKERIYNIVGETSKYIWINTFHSMCVRILREHIENLGYNKNFTILDSSEQKSIIKNILKNLNYSENDYEPKSILKIISNSKNEYKKAKDVAEAARFGFMKVVAEVYSEYEKYLKKNAVLDFDDLLIKVIELFEKYPEILAIYQNKFKYIHVDEYQDTNLIQYKLITMLAALHNNICIVGDDDQSIYSWRGACIDNIKNFEKDFKNVEVVFLDQNYRSNSIILTAANSVIKNNVDRKDKNLWSENKGGSKINLYHAFNDLDEAENISRKIKSLVKTGKEYKDIAILYRANYLSRTLENLLLTNSIPYKIIGSLKFLQRQEVKDLLSYINVLVNNNDELSLRRIINVPRRGIGQGALEKIENYMAINNTTMYNTLANIEKVGLSKKSVKDLQSLYNTFEKYSDGDNFSIDQIIMGIYVDSGYEEMLKNSKDEYSESRMENISELVTSAKEYSEINNNIMDYITEMSLASDSDDENLDNAVTLSTIHASKGLEYDTVFIVALEENIFPSVMNSDDLTDEQNKMEEERRLAYVAITRAKNNLYLSNANRRMQFGNTKFNEISRFIKEIPEDLLLEERSLQLSSLNKINSDNNNITYISKYSPKIKEKKLSKAYNFNIYDKVSHKKFGKGIVKNIIEDSIIIKFEEYGEKTLLLEYANLIKE